The window GCGTGAGGTTCTTGCCGCCGGCCGTGATCATGATGTCTTTGAGGCGGTCCACGATCTTGATCTGGCCTTGCTCTTCGCGCACCACGTCGCCGGTGTGCAGCCAGCCGCCCACGATGCTGCTGGCCGTGGCCTCGGGGTTCTTGTAGTAGCCCGCAAACACCATGTCGCCTTTGAGCTGCAGTTCGCCGTTGTCGGCAATGCGGTGCTCCACGCCCAGCGTGGGCACGCCCACGGTGCCCACCACCACATGGTCCAGACGGTGGCCCGTGACCATGCCGGTCGATTCGGTCAGGCCATACACCTCGATGAGCGGCACGCCCAACACCCGGAAGAAGCGCACCACGTCGGGCGGAATGGGTGCGGCGCCCGTGAGGGCCACATGGGCATTGCGCAGGCCGATGAAGTTCTGCAGCGCGCGGAAGACGAGCCAATAGCTGGCGGCAAAGGTGAGCTTGTCGGTAGCGCTCCAGGCACTGCGCGGCTTGTCGGCCAACGGCTTGCAGACGTTGTAGGCCTTGTGGAACAGCGCGCGGCGCAGGCCGCCGGTTTCCTGCAGCTTGATGTGGATGGCGGCGTGCAGCTTTTCCCAGATGCGCGGCACGCCGAGGAACATGGTGGGTGCGACTTCGCGCAGGTCTTCCTGCACGGTGCGGATGGATTCGCCAAAGTTCACCTGCGAGCCGATGTACATGGGCACAAAGCTGGTCAGCATTTGCTCGGCCACGTGGCACAGCGGCAGGTACGACAGGTGCGTGGTGCCTTGCGACAGCTCCAGCCGGTCCACGATGCCGGGCACCACGCCCCGGATGTTGCGGTACGAAATCATCGCGCCCTTGGGCTTGCCGGTGGAGCCCGAGGTGTAGATCATCAGGCCTACGTCGTCGAGTGTCTGGCGCGCGAGGGCGTCGTTGATGACCGCCTGCTGGTCCGATGCCGCGCCGAGTTTTTCTACCTCGTCAAACGTGGTGATGAACTGCCGCACCTCGGGCGCAAAGCTGCGCAGGCCCTTGGTCTCCATGACCACGATCTTTTTCAGGCGCGGCAGCTCGGGCAGCGCGGCCAGCAGCTTGTCGGTCTGCTCCTGGTCCTCGCAGACCATGATTTCGATGTCGGCATGGCCCACCACATAGGACACCTCGTTGGTGGGGCTGGTGGGGTACACACCCACGGTCACCGCGCCCACCAGGCCCGCGCCCATCTGGGCCAGCACCCATTCGATGCGGTTCTCGGAGATCACGCCCACATGCCCACCTGCAGGCAGGCCCAGTGCCCGCAGCCCCAGGCCGAAGTGGCTGGCGCGCTGGTGGTACTGCGCCCAGGTGAAGGGCTTCCAGATGCCGAAGTCCTTTTGCCGGATGGCGATGCGCTGAGCGTCGGTGCGCGCGCGCTCGCGCAGCATCTGGGGCAGGGTGAGGTCGGGGAGCGTCATGACAGCCATCTTTTGCGGCGCTTGTAGTGCTTGATCTCTTTGAAGCTCTTGGCCTCGCCGCCACCGCCCATGCCCAGGTAGAACTCGCGCACATCGGGGTCGTTGGCCAAGCGTTCGGCCGTGCCGTCGATCACGATCTTGCCGTTCTCCATGATGTAGCCCCGGTGCGCCACGGCCAGTGCCACGGTGGCGTTCTGCTCCACCAGCAGCATGCTGGTGCCACGCTCGGCGTTGATGCGCGCGATGATGGTGAAGATGTCTTCGACGAGCTTGGGAGACAAGCCCAGCGAGGGTTCGTCGAGCAGGATGAGCTGGGGCTGCGCGATGAGTGCGCGGCCAATGGCCAGCATCTGCTGCTCGCCGCCCGACAGATAACCTGCAAGACCCTTGCGCCGCTCGTGCAGGCGCGGAAAGTAGCTGTAGACCAAGTCGAAGTCCGGCGTCGCATCCTTGCGCCCCGTGAGCGCATAGGTGGCGGCCACCAGGTTCTCTTCGACCGTGAGGTCTTCAAACACGCGGCGGCCTTCCATCACATGGCTCAGGCCGTTGCGCACCAGCTGCTGCGGGGCCACGGCGGCCGTGGGCTGGCCGTTGAAGTGGATGCTGCCACTTTCGACCACACCATCCTCCAGCGCCAGCAGGCCCGAGATGGCCTTGAGCGTGGTGCTCTTGCCCGCCCCGTTGCTGCCCAGCAGTGCCACGATCTGCCCCCGTGGCACGGCCAGCGACAGGCCGCGCAGGGCCTGCACCACCTTGTTGTAGATGACCTCGATGTTGTTGACTTCGAGGACGTGGGCCGGGGTTGGCTGGGTCATGGCGCAGACAAGGTCAGAGTTTGATCCAGTCGGAGGCGGCCACCATTTTTTGCGCCTTCATGTCCGCGCGGTACACGCGACCCACGGGGATGGAGTTGCCGCTGATGGTGATCGGCACACCAATCAGGCCACCCGTGTCGAAGTCCTTGATGGAGTTGAGCGCCGCCTTGAGGTTCTTGCCGTCGAGTGGCTTGCCCGCATCCAGCGTGCGCTTGGCGGCTTCGGTGAACAGCATCGCCGCCAGGAAGCCCTGGATGTAGGCCGTGCTCTGGTACTCGGGGCGCAGGGCACGGATCTTCTCCAGCATGGGCGCCTTTTCGGTGTCGTAGTAGTAGCGGTAGGGCATCACACCCATGAAGCCGTCGGCGGCCTCGCCCATCTTCATCACGGTGGAGCTGTCCATGGTCCAGAAGGTGCCCATCCATTTGCTGGTCATGCCCTGCTGCTTGCCCTGGGTGATGAACTCGGGGATGGGCGCGAGGATGTAGCCGTGGAAGATGGTGTAGTCGGGCGCTGCGCGGCGCAGCTTGATGACCTCGGTGGACACGTCCACGCTGCCGGCGGGCGTCATGATCTTGATAGGCACCGAGAGGCCCAGCTGCTTGGCCATGGCTTCGCTGGACTCAATGGGGTCGCGGCCGAATTCGGAGTCGGAGTACACGAAGGCCACCTTAGCGCCAGGCTTTTCCTTGGCGATGTGCTTGAGCAGAATGCCGAACATCTCGGTGTAGTCGGGCCCCACGAGGAACTGGTTGGGGTACTTCTTGGGGTCGTTGAGTTCGGTGGCAAACGATGCGCCCGCCATCAGGATGTTGCCGTTGCGGTCCAGCTCGGGGTTGATGGTTTTGGAGAAGCCTGTGGAGTCGCCGTAGTACAGGTTGACCTTGTTCTGGCTGGTGATCTTCTTGAACGCAGCCACCGACACATCGACCTTGTAGCCCGTGTCTTCGGGCACGTACTTGACCTTGCGGCCCTTGATGCCGCCCGCGTCGTTGAGCATCTTCACGTAGTCGCCCATGCCCGCGTTGATGCCCACGCCCGCAAACGCGAACACACCGGTGAGCGGGATCGAGCCGCCGATCACGATCTCTTCGGCGCCTTGGGCCAGCACCGACAGCGGGTGGGTGAGGGCGACAGCTCCCGCAGCGGCGGCGAGCAGCGAGCGGCGCTGGAGGGAAGTGTGTGGTGTGTCCATGAGGGTCTCCTGTTGGTTTAGTTGCGGAAAGGCCAGAGATGGAAGAAACGACGGACGCGCCGCCACACTTCGGCCAGGCCATGGGGCTCGAAGACGAGAAAACCGATGATGAGCAGGCCAAAGATGACCGTGCGCACGGGCGAGAGGAACACCGTGAGTTCGCTGCCGCCGGGCATCAGGTCCACCACGAGCTTGAGCAGCTCGGGCACCATGGTCATGAACACCGCGCCCAGGATGCCGCCCAGGATGGAGCCCATGCCGCCGACGATGATGGCCGCCAGGAAGAAGATGGACATGAGCAGCGGAAAGCTCTCGGGCGTGACCACGCGGAAGAAGTACGCCCACAGCCCGCCTGCCACACCCGCATAGAACGACGACAGCCCAAACGACAGCAGCTTGTAGCGCAGCAGCGGAATGCCCAGCACCTCGGCCGAGATGTCGCGGTCGCGAATCGCGATGAACGCACGGCCCACGCGCGTGCGGAACAGGTTGGCCGCGCCCAGCAGCATGAGGATCGTCACGGGCACGATCAGCCAGTACAGGCGGAACGAGGTGTCGAGCGCCATGCCAAGCAGCTTGGCGGGCGGCACGCTCAGGCCCCCGGTGCCGCCGGTGAACTTCCAGTTGGCAAAGATGAAGTGCGCAATGAACGATGCGGCAATCGTGGCAATCGCCAGGTACAGCCCCTTCACGCGCAGCGAAGGAATGCCCACCACGATGCCGCCCAGCATGGCGACAAAACCACCGGCCAGGAGGTTGAGCACAAAGGGCGTGCCCACCTTGGTTTCCAGCACGGCCACGGTGTACGCGCCCAGGCCCATGAAGGCGGCCTGCCCCAGGCTGACCAGCCCCGTGTAGCCCGTGAGGATGTTGAGCCCTGTGGCGCTGGCCACATTGATGCTGACCAGACAGGCCAGGTACAGCCAGTAGTCGCTGGCCATGAAGGGGAACAGCACCAGCAGCGCAGCGCCCACGGCCAGCCACACCTTTTGCGTGCGCGAGTCGAACAGCGCCGCGTCGGCGATGTAGGTTTCCTTGAGGGTTCCGATGCGCATGGGTCAGGCCTGCCGCCGGGCCGGCCCAAGGGAGGCCTGCGCCCCCTTGGGGGGCAGTGGATACACGAGGTGATGAACGTGGGGGCTCATGTTTTTACAGTCTCTCGATTTCGTGGGTGCCGAACAGGCCGTACGGCCGCGCCAGCAGCACGGCCACCAGCACGATGAAGGTGGCCAGCAGCTTGTATTCACCGCCCAGGTAGGCCCCGGCCAGCGCCTCGATCAGACCGATGAGGATGCCGCCGACGAGCGCGCCCAGCACGCTGTCGAGCCCGCCCACGATGACGACCACCAGCACCGACAGCCCGAACACACCCATGCTGGACGAGATGCCGCCAATCGAGCCGACGATGATCCCGGAGATGGCCGCGAGCATGGCCGAGGCCACCCAGGCCAGCGAGAACACACGTGGCACGTTGATGCCCACCGAGTACGCGGCGGCCTGGTCGCTGGCCGTGGCGCGCAGGGCCACGCCGCCGCGCCAGAAGCGGAACACCACCAGCACCGCTGCGATGAACGCGACGGCAATCACAGCACCCCAGAACACCTTGGGCGCGAGGAATGCATCGCCCACCATGATGGGCTGCGTGGGCATGAAGTCGGGCAGGCGGCGCTGGTCGGCCGTCCAGATCATCTCGACCAAGCCCACGAGCACCGAGGCCAGGCCCACGGTGACCATGAAGACGGAGATCGGCGGCTCGCCCAGCAGCGGGCGGATCATGGTGCGCTCGATCACCGCGCCCAGCAGGCCTGTGCCCAGCACGGCGGCCGGGATGGCCAGCCACAGCGGCAGCGCAAACATCGATGCAAAGGTGAAGAACAGGTAGGCGCCTACCATGAGCAGCTCGCCAATGGCGATGTTGACCACGCGGGTGGCCTTGTAGACCATCACAAAGGCCAGCGCTGCCAGCGCATACAGCCCGCCACCAGCGATGCCGGTGAGGCTGATCTCAAACAGGTAGGCCCAGTCGAAGTTGCCTGTCATGCGGTGGTCACCCCCTGCAGCTTGGCACGCAGGTCGCCCACATCGCCCGCGCCCAAGTAGGCGCGGATGACCTCGGGGTCCGCCTGCACCTGCGCGGGCGTGCCTTGCGCGATGACCTGGCCGAAGTTGAGCACCACCACGTGGTCCGACAGGTCCATCACCATGCCCATGTCGTGTTCGACCATGAGCACCGTCACGCCCCATTCCTCGCGCACGTCGAGGATGAAGCGTGCCATGTTTTCGGTCTCTTCGCGGTTCATGCCGGCCACGGGTTCGTCCAGCATCAGGATCTGTGGCTGCATGGCGAGGGCCCGGGCCATCTCCACGCGCTTTTGCAGGCCGTAGGGCAGGGCCGAGACGGGTGCGTGGCGGATGTGGTCGATTTCGAGAAAGTCGATGATGCGTTCCTCGATGTCGCGGCGCAGCGCGGCCTCT of the Acidovorax sp. 107 genome contains:
- a CDS encoding ABC transporter substrate-binding protein; amino-acid sequence: MDTPHTSLQRRSLLAAAAGAVALTHPLSVLAQGAEEIVIGGSIPLTGVFAFAGVGINAGMGDYVKMLNDAGGIKGRKVKYVPEDTGYKVDVSVAAFKKITSQNKVNLYYGDSTGFSKTINPELDRNGNILMAGASFATELNDPKKYPNQFLVGPDYTEMFGILLKHIAKEKPGAKVAFVYSDSEFGRDPIESSEAMAKQLGLSVPIKIMTPAGSVDVSTEVIKLRRAAPDYTIFHGYILAPIPEFITQGKQQGMTSKWMGTFWTMDSSTVMKMGEAADGFMGVMPYRYYYDTEKAPMLEKIRALRPEYQSTAYIQGFLAAMLFTEAAKRTLDAGKPLDGKNLKAALNSIKDFDTGGLIGVPITISGNSIPVGRVYRADMKAQKMVAASDWIKL
- a CDS encoding long-chain fatty acid--CoA ligase, whose product is MTLPDLTLPQMLRERARTDAQRIAIRQKDFGIWKPFTWAQYHQRASHFGLGLRALGLPAGGHVGVISENRIEWVLAQMGAGLVGAVTVGVYPTSPTNEVSYVVGHADIEIMVCEDQEQTDKLLAALPELPRLKKIVVMETKGLRSFAPEVRQFITTFDEVEKLGAASDQQAVINDALARQTLDDVGLMIYTSGSTGKPKGAMISYRNIRGVVPGIVDRLELSQGTTHLSYLPLCHVAEQMLTSFVPMYIGSQVNFGESIRTVQEDLREVAPTMFLGVPRIWEKLHAAIHIKLQETGGLRRALFHKAYNVCKPLADKPRSAWSATDKLTFAASYWLVFRALQNFIGLRNAHVALTGAAPIPPDVVRFFRVLGVPLIEVYGLTESTGMVTGHRLDHVVVGTVGVPTLGVEHRIADNGELQLKGDMVFAGYYKNPEATASSIVGGWLHTGDVVREEQGQIKIVDRLKDIMITAGGKNLTPSEIENTMKGSPFIKECIIVAEARKFVGALVMIDYETVGKWAEARRIPFTHYRSLVEHPEVRGLIDAEINQGNQRLAQVSQIRKFHLLTKELDHDDGEVTATMKVRRSSIYKTYAAEIEALYQ
- a CDS encoding ABC transporter ATP-binding protein, with product MTQPTPAHVLEVNNIEVIYNKVVQALRGLSLAVPRGQIVALLGSNGAGKSTTLKAISGLLALEDGVVESGSIHFNGQPTAAVAPQQLVRNGLSHVMEGRRVFEDLTVEENLVAATYALTGRKDATPDFDLVYSYFPRLHERRKGLAGYLSGGEQQMLAIGRALIAQPQLILLDEPSLGLSPKLVEDIFTIIARINAERGTSMLLVEQNATVALAVAHRGYIMENGKIVIDGTAERLANDPDVREFYLGMGGGGEAKSFKEIKHYKRRKRWLS
- a CDS encoding branched-chain amino acid ABC transporter permease, with amino-acid sequence MRIGTLKETYIADAALFDSRTQKVWLAVGAALLVLFPFMASDYWLYLACLVSINVASATGLNILTGYTGLVSLGQAAFMGLGAYTVAVLETKVGTPFVLNLLAGGFVAMLGGIVVGIPSLRVKGLYLAIATIAASFIAHFIFANWKFTGGTGGLSVPPAKLLGMALDTSFRLYWLIVPVTILMLLGAANLFRTRVGRAFIAIRDRDISAEVLGIPLLRYKLLSFGLSSFYAGVAGGLWAYFFRVVTPESFPLLMSIFFLAAIIVGGMGSILGGILGAVFMTMVPELLKLVVDLMPGGSELTVFLSPVRTVIFGLLIIGFLVFEPHGLAEVWRRVRRFFHLWPFRN
- a CDS encoding branched-chain amino acid ABC transporter permease — protein: MTGNFDWAYLFEISLTGIAGGGLYALAALAFVMVYKATRVVNIAIGELLMVGAYLFFTFASMFALPLWLAIPAAVLGTGLLGAVIERTMIRPLLGEPPISVFMVTVGLASVLVGLVEMIWTADQRRLPDFMPTQPIMVGDAFLAPKVFWGAVIAVAFIAAVLVVFRFWRGGVALRATASDQAAAYSVGINVPRVFSLAWVASAMLAAISGIIVGSIGGISSSMGVFGLSVLVVVIVGGLDSVLGALVGGILIGLIEALAGAYLGGEYKLLATFIVLVAVLLARPYGLFGTHEIERL
- a CDS encoding ABC transporter ATP-binding protein — its product is METTPSGPAAATPLLQVQGVTLAFGGVKALTGVGFDVQPGSITAVIGPNGAGKTSLFNTISGFYRPSQGSIRFQGQDITRVPAPQRAKLGLGRSFQNIALFRGMTVLDNIKLGRHAHLQTNVLDALFYLGRARREEAALRRDIEERIIDFLEIDHIRHAPVSALPYGLQKRVEMARALAMQPQILMLDEPVAGMNREETENMARFILDVREEWGVTVLMVEHDMGMVMDLSDHVVVLNFGQVIAQGTPAQVQADPEVIRAYLGAGDVGDLRAKLQGVTTA